In the genome of Neofelis nebulosa isolate mNeoNeb1 chromosome 8, mNeoNeb1.pri, whole genome shotgun sequence, one region contains:
- the IDI1 gene encoding isopentenyl-diphosphate Delta-isomerase 1 isoform X1 encodes MWRALARALMVGRPAPRGGSRVWRRSLREGSPAGRAFPGSRCRRVAGQVRRTATMPEIDTDGLDEQQVQLLAEMCILIDENDNKIGADTKKNCHLNENIEKGLLHRAFSVFLFNTENKLLLQQRSDAKITFPGYFTNTCCSHPLSNPGELEENDAIGVRRAAQRRLKAELGIPTEEVPPEEINYLTRIHYKAQSDGIWGEHEIDYILFVKKNVTLNPDPNEIKSYCYVTKEELKELLKKAASGEIKITPWFQIVAEAFLFKWWDNLNHLSQFVDHDKIHRM; translated from the exons ATGTGGCGTGCCCTGGCGCGAGCGCTGATGGTTGGGCGCCCGGCGCCGAGGGGCGGGTCCCGGGTCTGGCGGCGGAGCCTGCGGGAGGGGAGCCCGGCGGGGCGAGCTTTCCCCGGCAGCCGGTGTCGGAG GGTCGCGGGCCAGGTCCGACGGACCGCCACCATGCCCGAGATAGACACCGACGGCCTGGACGAGCAGCAGGTGCAGCTGCTGGCGGAGATGTGCATCCTCATCGATGAGAATGACAATAAGATTGGGGCCGACACCAAGAAGAACTGTCACCTGAATGAGAACATAGAGAAAG GATTATTGCATCGAGCTTTTAGTGTCTTCTTGTTCAACACTGAAAATAAGCTTCTGCTACAGCAAAGATCAGATGCCAAAATCACCTTTCCAG GTTATTTTACCAATACTTGTTGTAGTCATCCATTAAGTAATCCAGGAGAGCTCGAAGAAAATGATGCAATTGGAGTAAGGCGAGCAGCACAGAGGCGTTTAAAGGCTGAATTAGGGATCCCCACGGAAGAG GTTCCTCCAGAAGAAATTAATTATCTAACACGAATTCACTACAAGGCTCAATCAGATGGTATCTGGGGGGAACATGAAATTGATTACATTTTGTTTGTGAAGAAGAATGTAACTTTGAATCCAGATCCCAATGAGATTAAGAGCTATTGTTATGTGACAAAGGAAGAGCTAAAAGAACTTCTGAAGAAAGCAGCCAGTGGTGAAATTAAAATAACTCCATGGTTTCAAATTGTTGCGGAGGCTTTCCTCTTTAAGTGGTGGGATAATTTAAATCATTTGAGTCAGTTTGTTGACCATGACAAAATACACCGAATGTGA
- the IDI1 gene encoding isopentenyl-diphosphate Delta-isomerase 1 isoform X2, whose translation MPEIDTDGLDEQQVQLLAEMCILIDENDNKIGADTKKNCHLNENIEKGLLHRAFSVFLFNTENKLLLQQRSDAKITFPGYFTNTCCSHPLSNPGELEENDAIGVRRAAQRRLKAELGIPTEEVPPEEINYLTRIHYKAQSDGIWGEHEIDYILFVKKNVTLNPDPNEIKSYCYVTKEELKELLKKAASGEIKITPWFQIVAEAFLFKWWDNLNHLSQFVDHDKIHRM comes from the exons ATGCCCGAGATAGACACCGACGGCCTGGACGAGCAGCAGGTGCAGCTGCTGGCGGAGATGTGCATCCTCATCGATGAGAATGACAATAAGATTGGGGCCGACACCAAGAAGAACTGTCACCTGAATGAGAACATAGAGAAAG GATTATTGCATCGAGCTTTTAGTGTCTTCTTGTTCAACACTGAAAATAAGCTTCTGCTACAGCAAAGATCAGATGCCAAAATCACCTTTCCAG GTTATTTTACCAATACTTGTTGTAGTCATCCATTAAGTAATCCAGGAGAGCTCGAAGAAAATGATGCAATTGGAGTAAGGCGAGCAGCACAGAGGCGTTTAAAGGCTGAATTAGGGATCCCCACGGAAGAG GTTCCTCCAGAAGAAATTAATTATCTAACACGAATTCACTACAAGGCTCAATCAGATGGTATCTGGGGGGAACATGAAATTGATTACATTTTGTTTGTGAAGAAGAATGTAACTTTGAATCCAGATCCCAATGAGATTAAGAGCTATTGTTATGTGACAAAGGAAGAGCTAAAAGAACTTCTGAAGAAAGCAGCCAGTGGTGAAATTAAAATAACTCCATGGTTTCAAATTGTTGCGGAGGCTTTCCTCTTTAAGTGGTGGGATAATTTAAATCATTTGAGTCAGTTTGTTGACCATGACAAAATACACCGAATGTGA